From Mycolicibacterium nivoides, a single genomic window includes:
- a CDS encoding ArsA family ATPase, producing the protein MSAKPPALDMHAILSDTANRVVVCCGAGGVGKTTTAAAMALRAAEYGRTVVVLTIDPAKRLAQALGIKDLGNTPQRVPLAPEVTGELHAMMLDMRRTFDEMVVQYSDPGRADAILENQFYQTVATSLAGTQEYMAMEKLGQLLAEDKWDLVVVDTPPSRNALDFLDAPKRLGSFMDSRLWRLLLAPGRGIGKLVTGAVGLAMKALSTVLGSQMLSDAAGFVQALDATFDGFRQKADKTYELLKRRGTQFVVVSAAEPDALREASFFVDRLSNEHMPLAGLILNRTHPTLSDLHAEKAEEAADELAAEDPDSLAAAVLRIHADRAHTAKREVRLLSRFTGANPHVAIVGVPSLPFDVSDLDALRAIADQITGEAADAA; encoded by the coding sequence GTGAGTGCCAAACCGCCCGCCCTTGACATGCACGCGATCCTGTCCGATACCGCCAACCGCGTCGTAGTCTGCTGCGGCGCAGGCGGTGTCGGCAAGACGACCACCGCGGCCGCGATGGCCCTGCGGGCGGCTGAATACGGCCGCACCGTCGTGGTGCTCACCATCGACCCGGCCAAGCGACTGGCCCAGGCGCTGGGTATCAAGGATCTGGGCAACACCCCGCAGCGGGTTCCGCTGGCACCGGAGGTGACCGGCGAGCTGCACGCGATGATGCTGGACATGCGCCGAACATTCGACGAGATGGTGGTGCAGTACTCGGATCCCGGCCGCGCAGACGCCATTCTGGAGAACCAGTTCTACCAAACCGTCGCCACGTCGCTCGCCGGCACGCAGGAATACATGGCGATGGAGAAACTCGGCCAGCTCCTGGCCGAGGACAAGTGGGATCTGGTGGTGGTGGACACCCCGCCGTCTCGCAATGCGCTGGACTTCCTTGACGCCCCCAAGCGGTTGGGCAGCTTCATGGACAGCCGGTTGTGGCGCCTGCTGCTGGCGCCGGGGCGGGGCATCGGCAAGCTCGTCACCGGCGCGGTCGGCCTGGCCATGAAGGCCCTGTCCACCGTGCTGGGTTCGCAAATGCTTTCCGACGCAGCCGGTTTCGTTCAGGCGCTGGACGCCACGTTCGACGGTTTCCGGCAGAAGGCCGACAAGACCTACGAACTACTCAAGCGGCGCGGCACCCAGTTCGTGGTGGTGTCGGCGGCCGAGCCCGATGCGTTGCGTGAGGCGTCGTTCTTCGTCGACCGGCTCTCGAACGAGCACATGCCGCTGGCCGGGCTGATCCTGAACCGCACCCATCCCACGCTGTCCGACCTGCATGCCGAGAAGGCCGAGGAAGCCGCTGACGAGTTGGCGGCCGAGGATCCGGATTCGCTGGCCGCGGCGGTGCTGCGCATCCACGCCGACCGGGCCCACACCGCCAAGCGCGAGGTGCGGCTGCTGTCCCGCTTCACCGGGGCCAACCCGCATGTGGCGATCGTCGGCGT
- a CDS encoding MBL fold metallo-hydrolase, with amino-acid sequence MSDSVTEHPAYGLLRPVIETDAVSASVLLCDNPGLMTLEGTNTWVLRGPGSDEIVVVDPGPDDEAHIARIAELGTVALVLISHKHEDHTGGIDKLVDATGAVVRSVGSGFLRGLGGPLTDGEVIDAAGLRIKVMATPGHTVDSLSFLLDDAVLTADTVLGRGTTVIDTEDGSLRDYLESLHRLQGLGARTVLPGHGPDLPDLHAVTAMYLAHREERLDQVRAALRELGEDAGARQVVEHVYTDVDQKLWDAAEKSVQAQLDYLRA; translated from the coding sequence GTGAGTGACAGCGTGACCGAACACCCGGCCTACGGGCTGCTGCGGCCGGTCATTGAAACAGACGCGGTATCGGCGTCCGTTCTGCTCTGCGACAACCCGGGTCTGATGACGCTGGAGGGCACCAACACCTGGGTGCTGCGCGGCCCGGGCAGCGACGAGATCGTCGTCGTCGACCCCGGTCCCGACGACGAGGCCCACATCGCGCGTATCGCCGAGTTGGGCACCGTCGCGCTGGTGTTGATCAGCCACAAGCACGAGGACCACACCGGCGGGATCGACAAGCTCGTGGATGCCACCGGGGCGGTGGTCCGCTCGGTCGGCAGCGGCTTCCTGCGCGGTCTGGGCGGTCCATTGACCGACGGCGAGGTGATCGATGCGGCCGGCCTGCGGATCAAGGTGATGGCCACTCCGGGGCACACCGTCGATTCACTGTCGTTCTTGCTCGACGACGCGGTGTTGACCGCGGACACCGTGCTGGGGCGCGGCACCACCGTCATCGACACCGAGGACGGCAGCCTGCGTGACTACCTGGAATCCCTGCACCGGCTGCAGGGGCTGGGCGCCCGCACTGTGCTTCCCGGGCACGGACCGGACCTTCCCGATCTCCACGCGGTGACCGCGATGTACCTGGCCCACCGCGAGGAGCGGTTGGACCAGGTACGGGCAGCGCTGAGGGAACTCGGAGAAGACGCCGGGGCCCGACAGGTCGTCGAGCACGTCTACACCGACGTCGACCAGAAGCTGTGGGATGCCGCCGAGAAGTCGGTGCAGGCCCAGCTGGACTACCTTCGTGCTTAG
- a CDS encoding alpha/beta fold hydrolase has product MPPPDPSITRIEGPWRHLQVHANGIRFHVVEGESESPQPDRPLVILLHGFGSFWWSWRHQLTALPGARVVAVDLRGYGDSDKPPRGYDGWTLAGDTAGLVRALGHKTATLVGHADGGLVCWATAVLHPRVVDAIALVSSPHPVALRASTLTRRDQGRALLPSMLRYQVPAWPEHALTRHDGAELERLVRGRAGAKWQTSQDFSDTIGHLRQAIQIPGAAHCALEYQRWAVRSQLRSEGLRFMHSMKRPISVPVLHMRGDADPYVLTDPVHRTQRYAPHGRYVSITGAGHFGHEEQPEAVNGQLSRFLAQLPAR; this is encoded by the coding sequence ATGCCCCCACCCGACCCGTCGATCACCAGGATCGAGGGGCCATGGCGGCATCTGCAGGTGCACGCCAACGGCATTCGGTTCCACGTGGTGGAGGGCGAGAGCGAAAGCCCGCAGCCCGACCGGCCGCTGGTGATCCTCCTGCACGGGTTCGGCTCGTTCTGGTGGTCGTGGCGTCACCAACTCACCGCACTGCCCGGCGCCCGGGTCGTGGCGGTCGACCTGCGTGGCTACGGCGACAGCGACAAACCACCACGCGGTTACGACGGCTGGACCCTGGCCGGGGACACCGCCGGGCTGGTGCGCGCGCTGGGGCACAAGACGGCGACGCTGGTCGGGCACGCCGACGGCGGCCTGGTGTGCTGGGCGACGGCCGTGCTGCATCCGCGCGTGGTCGACGCGATCGCCCTCGTCAGCTCACCGCATCCGGTGGCGCTGCGGGCCTCCACGTTGACCCGCCGTGACCAGGGCCGGGCCCTGTTGCCGTCGATGCTGCGCTATCAGGTGCCCGCGTGGCCCGAACACGCGCTGACCCGGCATGACGGCGCCGAGCTGGAACGCCTGGTCCGCGGCCGGGCCGGTGCCAAATGGCAGACCAGCCAGGACTTCTCCGACACCATCGGCCATCTGCGCCAGGCCATCCAGATTCCGGGAGCCGCGCACTGCGCGCTGGAATACCAGCGGTGGGCGGTGCGCAGCCAACTGCGCAGCGAGGGCCTGCGGTTCATGCACTCGATGAAACGCCCGATCAGCGTGCCCGTGCTGCACATGCGCGGAGACGCCGACCCGTACGTCCTCACCGACCCGGTGCACCGGACCCAGCGCTATGCACCGCACGGCCGATACGTATCGATCACGGGCGCAGGGCATTTCGGCCACGAAGAACAGCCCGAGGCGGTCAACGGGCAGCTGAGCCGTTTCCTGGCCCAGCTGCCCGCCAGGTGA
- a CDS encoding RidA family protein — MTVTARLAELGIELPDVVAPLAAYVPAVRTGNLVYTAGQLPIQGGELQATGKVGAEISPEQGKELARICGLNALAAVHALVGIDSVVRIVKVVGFVASAPGFSGQPGVINGASELFGEIFGEAGAHARSAVGVSELPRNAPVEVEIIVETA; from the coding sequence ATGACCGTGACGGCACGGCTGGCCGAACTCGGTATCGAACTGCCCGACGTGGTCGCGCCGCTGGCCGCCTACGTACCCGCGGTGCGCACCGGCAATCTGGTCTACACCGCCGGTCAGCTGCCGATCCAGGGCGGCGAGCTGCAGGCGACCGGCAAGGTGGGCGCAGAGATCAGCCCCGAGCAGGGCAAGGAGCTCGCCCGGATCTGCGGCCTCAACGCGCTGGCGGCGGTGCATGCGCTGGTGGGCATCGATTCCGTCGTCAGGATCGTCAAGGTGGTCGGGTTCGTCGCCTCCGCCCCCGGGTTCAGCGGACAGCCCGGCGTCATCAACGGCGCCTCGGAATTGTTCGGTGAGATCTTCGGCGAGGCAGGCGCACACGCGCGTTCCGCCGTCGGCGTGTCGGAACTGCCGCGCAACGCGCCGGTCGAAGTCGAGATCATCGTCGAAACCGCGTGA
- a CDS encoding phage holin family protein, translating into MSTGDRRDGVPTTVTSIPLVDPHAPKPDPSIGDLVKDATAQVSTLLRAEVELAKAEITRDVKKGLTGSVFFIAALVVLFYSTFFFFFFLAELLDTWLWRWVAFLIVFGLMVLTTGALAVFGFLKVRRIKGPQQTIESVKETREALTPGHDKAALPAVQTRPATDPSGW; encoded by the coding sequence ATGAGCACAGGCGACCGCAGGGACGGCGTTCCGACGACGGTGACCTCGATTCCGCTCGTCGACCCGCATGCCCCCAAGCCGGACCCCTCGATCGGTGACCTGGTCAAGGACGCCACCGCGCAGGTATCCACCCTGCTGCGCGCCGAGGTGGAGCTGGCCAAGGCCGAGATCACCCGAGATGTGAAGAAGGGCCTGACCGGCAGCGTGTTCTTCATCGCGGCGCTGGTGGTCCTGTTCTACTCGACCTTCTTTTTCTTCTTCTTCCTGGCCGAGCTGCTCGACACCTGGCTCTGGCGCTGGGTGGCCTTCCTGATCGTGTTCGGGCTCATGGTGCTGACGACAGGGGCGCTCGCGGTGTTCGGCTTCCTGAAGGTGCGACGGATCAAGGGTCCTCAGCAGACCATCGAATCGGTCAAGGAGACACGCGAGGCACTGACGCCCGGCCACGACAAGGCCGCGCTGCCAGCTGTCCAAACCAGGCCGGCCACCGACCCGTCAGGCTGGTAA
- a CDS encoding ArsA family ATPase — protein MVATTESGAKHVGWPSRLTKARLHFVTGKGGTGKSTVAAALALALAAGGRKVLLVEVEERQGIAQLFDVPPLPYEEVKVATADGGGQVNALAIDIEAAFLEYLDMFYNLGLAGRAMRRIGAIEFATTIAPGLRDVLLTGKIKEIVTRTAKDAKGKRGVYDAVVVDSPPTGRISRFLDVTKAVSDLAKGGPVHSQADGVVKLLHSEQTAIHLVTLLEALPIQETLEAIDELTDMGLPIGSVIVNRNIPAYLPAGDLAKAAEGDIDADAVRAGLDKAGITLADDDFAGLLTESIQHATRIAARAESAEQLDAIDVPRLELPALADGVDLGSLYELAEALEQQGVR, from the coding sequence CTGGTGGCAACCACTGAGAGCGGCGCCAAACACGTCGGCTGGCCGTCGCGGCTGACCAAGGCCCGGCTGCATTTCGTAACGGGCAAGGGCGGCACCGGCAAGTCGACCGTCGCGGCGGCCCTGGCCCTGGCGCTGGCCGCAGGCGGCCGCAAGGTGCTGCTGGTCGAGGTCGAGGAGCGCCAGGGCATCGCGCAGCTGTTCGACGTGCCGCCGCTGCCGTACGAGGAAGTCAAGGTCGCCACGGCCGATGGCGGCGGTCAGGTCAACGCGCTCGCCATCGACATCGAGGCCGCGTTCCTGGAATACCTCGACATGTTCTACAACCTCGGCCTGGCCGGCCGGGCGATGCGCCGCATCGGGGCCATCGAGTTCGCGACCACCATCGCGCCCGGTCTGCGTGACGTGCTGCTCACCGGCAAGATCAAAGAGATCGTGACGCGGACCGCCAAGGACGCCAAGGGCAAGCGCGGTGTCTATGACGCCGTTGTCGTGGATTCTCCTCCCACTGGCCGTATTTCGCGGTTCCTGGACGTCACCAAGGCGGTCTCCGACCTGGCCAAGGGTGGGCCGGTGCACTCCCAGGCCGATGGCGTGGTCAAGCTGCTGCACTCCGAGCAGACCGCCATTCACCTGGTGACGCTGCTGGAAGCACTCCCGATCCAGGAGACGCTGGAGGCGATCGACGAGTTGACCGACATGGGGCTGCCGATCGGGAGCGTCATCGTCAACCGCAACATCCCGGCGTACCTGCCCGCCGGGGATCTGGCCAAGGCCGCCGAGGGCGACATCGACGCCGACGCCGTCCGCGCCGGCCTGGACAAGGCCGGAATCACGTTGGCGGACGATGATTTCGCCGGCCTGCTCACCGAGTCGATCCAGCACGCCACGCGGATCGCGGCCCGCGCCGAGAGCGCCGAACAGCTCGACGCCATCGACGTACCCCGCCTCGAATTGCCCGCGCTGGCCGACGGCGTCGACCTGGGCAGCCTGTATGAACTCGCCGAAGCACTCGAACAGCAGGGGGTCCGATAG
- a CDS encoding NUDIX hydrolase: MRSTRDGLFPDAAPAWLKPLVDNLDRVPDAYRRRVPKDVLAGIVEANNQAAQAGARRDAAVLVLFSGPPDGAPPLLPEDADLLVTVRASTLRHHAGQAAFPGGATDPGDQGPVGTAFREAWEETGIDTSRLYPLATLEKMFIPPSGFHVVPVLAYSPDPGPVAVVDESETAVVARVPVRAFINPENRLMVYREANTSRFAGPAFLLNEMLVWGFTGQVISAILDVAGWAKPWNTEDVRGLDDAMALVGHDNGYGEAPC; the protein is encoded by the coding sequence GTGAGATCGACGCGCGACGGGCTGTTCCCGGATGCGGCCCCGGCCTGGCTCAAACCACTGGTGGACAACCTCGACCGGGTGCCGGACGCCTACCGCCGGCGGGTGCCCAAGGACGTGCTGGCCGGGATCGTCGAAGCCAACAATCAAGCCGCGCAGGCCGGCGCACGCCGCGACGCCGCGGTGCTGGTGCTGTTCTCCGGCCCGCCGGACGGCGCGCCCCCGCTGCTTCCCGAGGACGCCGACCTGTTGGTGACGGTCCGCGCCTCGACACTGCGCCACCACGCCGGGCAGGCCGCGTTCCCCGGCGGCGCCACCGATCCCGGCGACCAGGGTCCTGTCGGCACGGCCTTCCGCGAGGCGTGGGAGGAGACCGGCATCGACACCAGCCGGCTGTACCCGCTGGCCACCCTGGAGAAGATGTTCATCCCGCCCTCGGGGTTCCATGTGGTCCCGGTGCTGGCGTACTCGCCCGACCCGGGCCCGGTGGCCGTCGTCGACGAATCCGAGACCGCCGTCGTAGCGCGGGTTCCGGTGCGGGCCTTCATCAACCCCGAGAACCGGCTGATGGTGTACCGCGAGGCCAACACCAGCCGGTTCGCCGGACCGGCCTTCCTGCTCAACGAGATGCTGGTGTGGGGTTTCACCGGCCAGGTCATCTCGGCGATCCTCGACGTCGCGGGCTGGGCCAAGCCCTGGAACACCGAGGACGTCCGCGGACTCGATGACGCAATGGCCCTCGTCGGGCATGACAACGGTTACGGTGAAGCCCCATGTTGA
- the marP gene encoding acid resistance serine protease MarP — MTPSVWLDFAILGIGFVAAISGWRSGALGSLLSFIGVVLGAVAGVLLAPHVIPHVSGDRTKLFATLFLILALVVIGEIAGVVLGRAVRGTIRNRLFRALDSVVGVSLMLVAVLVASWLLGSLLTSSDQPNLAAAVKNSRVLTEVDKVAPDWMRSVPNRLSALLDTSGLPDVLEPFGRTPIVNVDAPDAALATDPIVTTSRPSVVKIRGIAPSCQKVLEGSGFVVAPNRVMSNAHVVAGADSVTIEADGKTYDAGVVSYDPNADISILDVPDLPIAPLQFAEQPAPKGTDAVVMGYPGGGDFLATPARVREIIELNGPDIYRSTTVTREVYTVRGTVRQGNSGGPMINRAGKVLGVVFGAAVDDADTGFVLTAKEVERQLAKVGNTQRVATGTCINS, encoded by the coding sequence ATGACACCCTCGGTCTGGCTCGATTTCGCAATCCTCGGCATCGGCTTCGTCGCAGCCATCTCCGGTTGGCGCTCCGGCGCGCTCGGCTCCCTGCTGTCGTTCATCGGTGTGGTGCTCGGCGCGGTGGCAGGCGTGCTGTTGGCGCCGCACGTGATCCCGCACGTGAGCGGTGACCGCACCAAGCTGTTCGCGACGCTGTTCCTGATCCTCGCGCTCGTGGTGATCGGTGAGATCGCCGGCGTGGTGCTGGGCCGTGCCGTGCGCGGCACCATCCGCAACCGGCTGTTCCGCGCGTTGGACTCGGTGGTCGGGGTGAGCCTGATGCTGGTCGCGGTCCTGGTGGCGTCCTGGCTGCTGGGTAGCCTGCTGACCTCCTCGGATCAGCCCAATCTCGCTGCGGCAGTGAAGAATTCGCGGGTGCTCACCGAGGTCGACAAGGTGGCGCCGGACTGGATGCGCTCGGTGCCGAACCGGTTGTCGGCACTGCTGGACACTTCCGGGCTGCCCGATGTGCTCGAACCGTTCGGCCGCACCCCGATCGTCAACGTCGACGCCCCCGACGCCGCGCTGGCCACCGATCCCATCGTGACGACGAGCCGGCCCAGCGTGGTCAAGATCCGCGGCATCGCGCCGAGCTGCCAGAAGGTGCTGGAGGGCAGCGGATTCGTGGTCGCGCCCAACCGGGTGATGTCCAATGCCCACGTGGTGGCCGGCGCCGACAGCGTGACCATCGAGGCCGACGGCAAGACCTACGACGCTGGCGTGGTGTCCTACGACCCCAACGCCGACATCTCGATCCTCGACGTGCCGGATCTGCCGATCGCCCCGCTGCAGTTCGCCGAACAACCGGCCCCGAAGGGCACGGACGCCGTGGTGATGGGTTACCCGGGTGGCGGCGATTTCCTGGCCACCCCGGCCCGCGTGCGCGAGATCATCGAGCTCAACGGACCCGACATCTACCGGAGCACCACCGTCACCCGCGAGGTCTACACGGTCAGGGGCACGGTGCGGCAAGGCAATTCAGGTGGGCCGATGATCAACCGGGCGGGCAAGGTGCTCGGCGTGGTGTTCGGCGCGGCCGTCGACGACGCGGACACCGGGTTCGTGCTGACCGCCAAGGAAGTCGAGCGTCAGCTGGCCAAGGTCGGCAACACCCAGCGGGTGGCGACCGGGACGTGCATCAACTCCTGA
- a CDS encoding TlpA family protein disulfide reductase, whose product MSRSARWTVVVLVVLVALGTAFWMELRDEPAPQAGAGQSTSRDHRDADTPEALAGPRARADLAPCLGEDKGAGAAPGSGPLRGITLDCVGDGKPVDVASALAGRTVVLNLWAYWCGPCADELPAMAEYQRRVGDDVLVVTVHQDENETAALVRLAELGVHLPTLQDGRRLVAAALKVPNVMPATVVLRADGSVAGTLPRSFVSADEIAAAVDEKIRSSR is encoded by the coding sequence ATGAGTAGATCGGCCCGCTGGACCGTGGTGGTCCTCGTGGTCCTGGTGGCATTGGGCACCGCCTTCTGGATGGAACTGCGCGACGAGCCGGCGCCGCAGGCCGGGGCGGGGCAGTCCACGTCGCGCGATCACCGCGACGCCGATACCCCGGAGGCCCTGGCCGGTCCTCGCGCCCGCGCGGATCTGGCGCCCTGTCTCGGTGAGGACAAGGGGGCCGGCGCTGCTCCCGGTTCCGGGCCGCTGCGCGGCATAACCCTGGACTGTGTCGGTGACGGGAAGCCTGTCGACGTGGCGTCCGCGCTCGCGGGCCGGACCGTGGTGCTCAACCTGTGGGCCTACTGGTGCGGGCCGTGCGCCGACGAGCTCCCGGCGATGGCCGAATACCAACGCCGGGTCGGTGACGACGTGCTGGTGGTGACCGTGCACCAGGACGAGAACGAGACGGCCGCGTTGGTGCGGCTGGCCGAACTCGGAGTGCACCTGCCGACGCTGCAGGACGGCCGGCGACTGGTCGCGGCCGCGCTGAAGGTGCCCAACGTCATGCCTGCGACGGTGGTACTGCGCGCGGACGGTAGCGTGGCCGGGACCCTCCCCCGTTCGTTCGTCAGCGCCGACGAGATCGCGGCGGCGGTCGACGAGAAGATCCGCTCTAGCCGATAG
- the crp gene encoding cAMP-activated global transcriptional regulator CRP, protein MDEILARAGIFQGVEPTAVSALTKQLQPVDFPRGHTVFAEGEPGDRLYIIISGKVKIGRRSPDGRENLLTIMGPSDMFGELSIFDPGPRTSSATTITEVRAVSMDRDALRAWIADRPEIAEQLLRVLARRLRRTNNNLADLIFTDVPGRVAKQLLQLAQRFGTQEGGALRVTHDLTQEEIAQLVGASRETVNKALADFAHRGWIRLEGKSVLISDSERLARRAR, encoded by the coding sequence GTGGACGAGATCCTGGCCAGGGCCGGAATCTTCCAGGGCGTCGAACCGACCGCCGTTTCGGCGCTGACGAAGCAGTTGCAGCCCGTCGACTTCCCGCGCGGGCATACGGTCTTCGCCGAAGGCGAGCCCGGCGACCGCCTGTACATCATCATTTCCGGCAAGGTGAAGATCGGCCGCCGTTCGCCCGACGGTCGGGAGAACCTGCTGACCATCATGGGTCCGTCGGACATGTTCGGCGAGCTGTCGATCTTCGACCCGGGGCCCCGCACCTCGAGCGCCACCACCATCACCGAGGTGCGCGCGGTGTCGATGGACCGTGACGCGCTGCGCGCGTGGATCGCCGACCGCCCGGAGATCGCCGAGCAGCTGCTGCGCGTTCTCGCGCGCCGTCTGCGTCGCACCAACAACAACCTGGCCGACCTGATCTTCACCGACGTTCCCGGTCGCGTTGCCAAGCAGCTGCTGCAGCTGGCCCAGCGGTTCGGAACCCAGGAAGGCGGGGCGCTTCGCGTCACGCACGACCTGACGCAGGAAGAGATCGCCCAGCTCGTCGGCGCGTCGCGCGAGACCGTCAACAAGGCACTGGCCGATTTCGCCCACCGCGGCTGGATCCGGCTGGAGGGCAAGAGCGTGCTGATCAGCGACAGCGAGCGTCTCGCAAGGCGAGCCCGCTAA
- a CDS encoding DUF4177 domain-containing protein, whose protein sequence is MSEPTRWEYATVPLLTHATKQILDQWGQDGWELVSVLPGPTGEQHVAYLKRPK, encoded by the coding sequence ATGAGCGAACCAACCCGGTGGGAGTACGCCACGGTGCCGTTGTTGACCCATGCCACCAAACAGATTCTTGACCAGTGGGGACAGGACGGCTGGGAGCTGGTCTCCGTGCTGCCGGGCCCGACGGGTGAGCAGCACGTCGCCTACCTGAAGCGGCCGAAATGA
- the nth gene encoding endonuclease III, translating to MTATAAPTGKTRRSKKWDNETHLGLVRRARRMNRELARAFPHVYCELDFTNPLELAVATILSAQSTDKRVNLTTPALFLKYRTALDYAQADRTEMEELIRPTGFYRNKTNSLIRLGQELVARFDGEVPDNIDDLVTLPGVGRKTANVILGNAFDIPGITVDTHFGRLVRRWHWTTEEDPVKVEFAIGELIERKEWTLLSHRVIFHGRRVCHARKPACGVCVLAKDCPSFGLGPTDPETAAALVKGPETEHLLALAGL from the coding sequence GTGACTGCGACTGCCGCCCCAACTGGGAAAACGCGCCGGTCCAAGAAGTGGGACAACGAAACCCACCTCGGCCTGGTTCGTCGGGCCCGCCGGATGAATCGTGAACTGGCCCGGGCATTTCCGCATGTCTACTGCGAGCTCGACTTCACCAATCCGCTGGAACTGGCGGTGGCGACCATCTTGTCGGCGCAGAGCACCGACAAGCGGGTGAACTTGACGACGCCCGCGTTGTTCCTCAAATACCGCACGGCGCTGGACTACGCGCAGGCCGATCGCACCGAGATGGAGGAGCTGATCCGGCCGACCGGCTTCTACCGGAACAAGACCAACTCGCTGATCCGGCTGGGCCAGGAGCTGGTGGCCCGGTTCGACGGCGAGGTGCCCGACAACATCGACGACCTGGTGACCCTGCCCGGGGTGGGGCGCAAGACCGCCAACGTCATCCTGGGCAATGCCTTCGACATCCCGGGGATCACCGTCGACACCCACTTCGGGCGGCTGGTGCGCCGCTGGCACTGGACGACGGAGGAGGACCCGGTCAAGGTCGAGTTCGCGATCGGTGAGCTCATCGAACGCAAGGAATGGACCTTGCTCAGCCACCGGGTGATCTTCCACGGCCGCCGGGTCTGTCACGCCCGCAAGCCGGCCTGCGGGGTGTGCGTGCTGGCCAAGGACTGCCCGTCGTTCGGTCTCGGGCCCACCGACCCGGAGACCGCTGCCGCGCTGGTCAAAGGTCCCGAGACCGAGCATCTGCTGGCGTTGGCGGGGCTGTGA